The following coding sequences are from one Sulfurospirillum tamanense window:
- a CDS encoding response regulator — MVFEESTVMIVDDIVENIKVAMGHLQALHVKVVYATNGLQALERAEKTRPNLILMDVMMPQMGGFETAKALKKNPLLREIPIIFLTARAEAEDVKQGFEAGGVDYITKPFNGEELLMRVKTHLELTLHRCRLEEQVSRRTQEIELLKSSIIEAMGSLAEYRDGETGAHIKRTQHYVKILCQHLLTLPKYAEFVTQDYAQLLFKSAPLHDIGKVGIRDHILLKPGKLTPEEFEIMKQHAAFGEAIIDKLIGINGPTDFLVSAREITGGHHEKWNGSGYPRGLSGEEIPLSARIMAIADVYDALTSPRVYKIAFSHQVAIDTIRDQSGKHFDPTLVEAFLHLEQEFLFIATTLKD, encoded by the coding sequence ATGGTATTTGAAGAAAGCACTGTTATGATTGTGGATGATATTGTTGAAAACATTAAAGTCGCCATGGGGCACTTGCAAGCTTTACATGTAAAGGTTGTCTACGCCACCAATGGGCTTCAAGCCCTCGAACGCGCCGAAAAAACCCGTCCAAACCTCATCCTCATGGATGTGATGATGCCCCAAATGGGTGGTTTTGAAACCGCTAAAGCCCTAAAGAAAAATCCGCTACTGCGGGAAATTCCCATTATCTTTTTAACCGCGCGCGCCGAAGCAGAAGATGTCAAACAAGGCTTTGAAGCAGGCGGGGTAGATTACATTACTAAGCCTTTCAACGGCGAAGAATTGCTTATGCGGGTCAAAACCCACCTTGAACTCACCCTTCACCGATGCCGCCTCGAAGAGCAAGTCAGCAGACGCACCCAAGAGATTGAGCTACTAAAATCTAGCATCATTGAAGCCATGGGTTCGCTGGCCGAATACCGCGATGGCGAAACAGGCGCACACATCAAACGCACGCAACACTACGTCAAAATTCTGTGCCAACATCTCTTAACGCTTCCTAAATATGCCGAGTTTGTCACCCAAGATTACGCCCAGCTCTTGTTTAAATCTGCACCATTGCACGACATTGGAAAGGTTGGCATTCGAGACCATATTTTGCTAAAACCGGGAAAACTCACTCCCGAAGAATTTGAAATCATGAAGCAACACGCCGCTTTTGGAGAGGCCATCATCGACAAACTCATTGGCATTAATGGCCCTACTGATTTTCTTGTTTCGGCCAGAGAAATCACAGGGGGTCACCATGAAAAATGGAATGGCAGCGGCTACCCTAGAGGATTATCAGGTGAAGAAATTCCCCTCTCAGCACGTATTATGGCCATTGCTGATGTGTACGACGCCCTCACCTCTCCTCGGGTTTATAAAATAGCCTTTTCCCATCAAGTGGCAATAGATACCATTCGCGATCAATCAGGAAAACATTTTGATCCCACTCTTGTTGAAGCTTTTTTGCATCTTGAGCAAGAGTTTCTTTTTATTGCTACCACCTTAAAAGATTAG
- a CDS encoding methyl-accepting chemotaxis protein: MNLSTRIITMIIGSLVLLTLLLGLTTRHFMEESVAFFTQNYHEKMVQARKDELKSEMRIIQTVAQKVYEEETARGSSEEATKAAILHKIRDIRFFEDDSGYVFVYSPDGTNIMLPVNTSLEGKNLIGLKDSDGMFFVKELIEASKRGGDFVLYNFPKIKDGEPLPKLGYAVPFAPYGWMMGTGVYIDNIDKDVAILSAETAAENKKVLFLFTLISVVMVLIIGVSSLFLIRLKITSPLKNLIQRAQNLSSGDGDLTRKLDIDGNDEISRASEAINAFIEKVRILISDAKQLSSENSSVAHELSTTSLQSGKRIEDSTTLVGNTTQKATSMQKEMRGSIKEAKEGKAELEKASVFVQEASTSILDLTEQIQESAHTEIELARKIEQLSHDAEQVKEILTVINDIADQTNLLALNAAIEAARAGEHGRGFAVVADEVRKLAERTQKSLIEINATINVIVQAVADSSEQMTRNAKRVEELTHVAGNVKEKITHMDTTMRHAITMSDKTAQSYITNGDEIEEIIQGVSHINTLSTENARSVEEIASAAEHLNKMTEMLNSKLSEFRT, translated from the coding sequence ATGAACCTTTCTACTCGCATTATTACCATGATTATTGGCTCTTTGGTTCTTTTAACACTACTTCTTGGATTGACAACGCGCCACTTCATGGAAGAATCTGTTGCATTTTTTACCCAAAATTATCATGAAAAAATGGTTCAAGCCCGCAAAGATGAGCTTAAAAGTGAGATGCGCATCATTCAAACCGTAGCGCAAAAGGTCTACGAAGAAGAGACTGCACGGGGCAGCAGTGAAGAGGCGACCAAAGCAGCTATCCTTCACAAAATTCGCGATATTCGCTTTTTTGAGGATGATAGTGGGTATGTTTTTGTCTACAGTCCTGATGGCACCAATATCATGCTCCCTGTTAACACTTCTTTGGAGGGCAAAAACCTCATTGGCCTCAAAGACAGCGATGGAATGTTTTTTGTCAAAGAGCTTATTGAAGCTTCCAAGCGTGGAGGAGACTTTGTTTTGTATAATTTTCCAAAAATCAAAGACGGAGAGCCTTTGCCAAAACTGGGCTATGCCGTCCCTTTTGCTCCCTATGGTTGGATGATGGGCACGGGCGTTTACATCGACAATATCGACAAAGACGTTGCCATACTATCAGCAGAAACAGCAGCAGAAAACAAAAAAGTGCTCTTTCTTTTTACACTCATTAGTGTGGTAATGGTTCTAATCATAGGCGTGTCTAGCCTTTTCCTCATTCGCCTCAAAATCACTTCACCTCTAAAAAACCTCATTCAGCGAGCACAAAACCTTTCTAGCGGCGATGGTGACCTGACTCGAAAACTGGACATTGATGGCAATGACGAAATTAGCCGTGCCAGTGAGGCTATCAATGCGTTTATCGAGAAAGTACGCATTCTCATTAGTGACGCAAAACAACTCTCAAGTGAAAACTCTTCTGTGGCCCATGAACTCTCCACCACTTCCTTGCAATCAGGCAAGCGCATTGAGGATTCCACCACACTAGTAGGCAACACCACCCAAAAAGCCACCAGCATGCAAAAAGAGATGCGAGGCTCTATTAAAGAGGCAAAAGAAGGTAAAGCAGAACTTGAAAAAGCCAGTGTCTTTGTCCAAGAAGCTAGCACTTCCATCTTGGATTTAACCGAGCAAATTCAAGAAAGTGCGCATACTGAAATCGAGCTAGCGCGAAAAATCGAACAACTTAGCCACGATGCCGAACAAGTCAAAGAGATTTTGACCGTCATTAATGACATTGCCGATCAAACCAACCTTTTAGCCTTAAATGCCGCCATTGAAGCAGCACGTGCTGGAGAGCATGGGCGTGGGTTTGCAGTTGTAGCTGATGAAGTGCGAAAACTCGCCGAGCGCACCCAAAAAAGCCTTATTGAAATCAACGCAACCATCAACGTCATTGTCCAGGCTGTTGCTGATTCGAGTGAACAAATGACCCGCAATGCCAAACGCGTTGAAGAGCTCACCCATGTAGCAGGCAATGTCAAAGAAAAAATCACCCACATGGACACCACCATGCGCCACGCTATCACCATGTCAGACAAAACAGCCCAAAGCTACATTACCAATGGCGACGAAATAGAAGAGATTATCCAAGGGGTTTCCCACATCAACACCCTCTCTACTGAAAATGCCAGAAGTGTAGAAGAGATTGCCAGTGCCGCTGAACACCTTAACAAAATGACCGAAATGCTTAACAGTAAGCTCTCAGAATTCAGAACCTAG
- a CDS encoding CheB methylesterase domain-containing protein, which translates to MKEKLILIGASTGGPGHLKILLNALPNTLNTPIIIAQHMNAVFIPSFVQQFRAELKVPVVRANEPLHVNQGGVYICEKNCLLETARPLRLSFEEAPAQTLYNPSIDDLFLSAVPLCEKVDILAILLTGIGHDGAKGIQELHKAGAKCLGENEESAVVYGMPKRAKELVPELEMLPLGEIKQRIERFTHVFF; encoded by the coding sequence GTGAAAGAAAAACTCATCCTAATCGGGGCTTCCACAGGAGGCCCTGGGCACTTAAAAATACTTTTAAACGCATTGCCAAATACCTTAAACACACCCATCATCATTGCCCAACACATGAACGCTGTGTTTATTCCAAGCTTTGTACAACAATTTCGCGCGGAACTCAAAGTTCCTGTTGTACGCGCCAACGAACCTTTACATGTAAACCAAGGTGGTGTTTATATTTGCGAAAAAAATTGCCTTCTTGAGACCGCGCGACCTCTAAGACTCTCCTTTGAAGAGGCTCCTGCGCAAACCTTGTATAATCCCAGTATTGATGACTTGTTTCTCTCGGCGGTTCCGCTGTGTGAAAAAGTAGATATTTTGGCTATTTTGCTCACCGGCATTGGACATGATGGCGCCAAAGGAATCCAAGAGCTTCACAAAGCAGGAGCAAAGTGTCTTGGAGAAAACGAAGAAAGCGCCGTAGTCTACGGCATGCCAAAACGCGCTAAAGAGCTTGTTCCTGAGCTTGAGATGCTTCCTCTTGGAGAAATCAAGCAACGTATCGAAAGGTTTACCCATGTTTTTTTTTAG
- a CDS encoding CheR family methyltransferase — MFFFRKKSKEPQDAPASSPKPVFDERNLEALLHYVEHYSGVNLTPKKEVLKQRLILFCENNGLIGFDDLFTKIQADASLRQNLINLITVNETYFYRETIQLEAAVAWLKERGGKARVLSAPCASGEEVYSLSMLASQSGFAPYTLSILGIDINSEAIQKAQKGIFSERSLHRLDEELKSTYFMKIAGEYTIVRSRFAGVDFQVLNIFDDAFLRLEPFDIIFSRNMMIYFDDVFKQKTVERFHKLLKNGGRLYTGHADLVPSTPLFTKVTQGRLSYYEKV, encoded by the coding sequence ATGTTTTTTTTTAGAAAAAAGTCTAAAGAACCCCAAGATGCCCCAGCCTCTTCTCCTAAGCCTGTTTTTGATGAGCGTAACCTTGAAGCCCTTCTTCATTATGTTGAACACTACAGCGGCGTAAACCTCACCCCAAAAAAAGAGGTACTTAAGCAGCGGCTTATTTTATTTTGTGAAAACAACGGACTTATTGGCTTTGATGATTTGTTTACTAAAATTCAAGCAGACGCCTCTTTGCGCCAAAACCTCATCAATCTCATCACTGTTAATGAGACCTATTTTTACCGCGAAACCATTCAGCTTGAAGCAGCCGTAGCTTGGTTGAAAGAAAGGGGTGGAAAAGCACGTGTATTGAGTGCTCCTTGTGCCTCAGGGGAAGAGGTCTACTCCCTTTCCATGCTTGCTAGCCAAAGCGGGTTTGCACCCTATACATTAAGCATTTTAGGCATTGATATTAACTCTGAAGCTATCCAAAAAGCTCAAAAAGGCATCTTTAGTGAGCGCTCTTTGCACCGTCTTGATGAGGAGTTAAAATCAACCTATTTTATGAAAATCGCAGGTGAATACACCATTGTGCGTTCACGGTTTGCAGGAGTGGATTTTCAGGTATTGAACATTTTCGATGATGCTTTTTTACGCCTAGAACCTTTTGATATTATTTTTTCAAGAAATATGATGATTTACTTTGATGATGTTTTTAAACAAAAAACAGTAGAGCGGTTTCACAAGTTACTAAAAAATGGTGGTAGACTCTACACTGGCCACGCAGATTTGGTGCCCAGTACGCCCTTGTTTACCAAAGTCACCCAAGGGCGGTTGAGCTACTACGAGAAAGTTTAG